gctgaattaactgttttgctGCAAATAAGGttccactgatagccaggggtAGAAGCGGTAAGGCGTTGGGACTGCTGTTGCATCTCCaattattattgtatttttttgccccaccaatatTTACATGGTAAAATTGCCACTGgatatatacagaaccagtcaaaggtttggacaaatCTACTAATTTCagcatttttctttatttttactattttctacattgtagaataatagtgaagacgtcaaaactatgaaataacacatatggaatcatgtagtaaccaaaaaagtgttaaacaaatcaacatatattttttatttgagattcttcaaagtagccaccatttgccttgatgacagctttgcacactcttggcattctctcaaccagcttcatgaggtagtcacctggaatggatttcaattaacaggtgtgccttgttaaaagttaacttgtggaattgctttccttaatgcgtttgagacaatcagttgtgttgtgcaAGGTATGGGACTATAAATAAGAttcccctatttggtaaaagaccaagtccatattatggcaagaacagctcaaataagcaaagagaaacgacagtccatcattactataagacatgaaggtcagtcaatctggaaaatttaatgacctttgaaagtttcttcaagtgcagtcgcaaaaaccatcaagagctatgatgaaattggctctcatgaggactgccacaggaaaggaagaccaagggatacttctgctgcagaggataagttcattagttaccagcctcagaaattgcaggccaaataaatgcttgacagagatcaagtaacacacatctcaacatcaactgttcagaggagactgtgtgaatcaggccttcatggtcgaattgctgcaaagaaaccactactaaaggacactaataagaagagacttgcttgggccaagaaacatgagcaatggacattagaccggtggaaatttgtcccttggtctggagtccaaattggagactTTTGGTTTcgacctctgtgtctttgtgagatgtggtttgggtgaacagattatctctgcatATGTATTTTCCACCGTAAAGTATGgtgaggaggtgttatggtgtgggggcgccacaggaaagaaagacccagagttacctctgctgcagaggataagttaatttgagctaactacacctcagattgcatcccaaataaacgcttcacagagttcaagtgatagacaaatctcaacatcaactgttcaaaggagactgcgtgaatcaggccttcgtggtcaaattgctgcaaagaaacaactactaaaggacaccaataagaagaagagacatgcttgggccaataaacacaaacaatggacattagaccattggaaatctgtcctttggtctgaggagtccaaatttGGGTTGTTTAGTTCCAAtcgtcgtgtctttgtgagacgcagagtaggtgaacggatgttctctgcatgtgtggttccctccgtgaagcatggaggaggaggtgtgggggtgctttgctggtgacactgtcagtgatttatttagaattcaagacacacttaaccaatatggctaccacagcattctgcagcgataagccatcccatctgatttgcgctttGTGGCATTATCAtttgtgagaactccttcaagactgtttgaaaagcattcctcgtgaagctggttgagagaatgccaagggtgtgcaaagctgtcagggCAAAGGGttcctactttgaagaatctaaaataacaaatatatgttgatttgtttaacactttttttggttactacatgatcccatatgtgttatttcatagttttgatgacctcactattattctacaatgtagaaaacagtgaaataaataaaaacccttgaatgagtaggtgtatacAAACTTTTaaccggtagtgtgtgtgtgtatatatatatatatacaaaatataaaacacaacatgtaatgtgttggtcccatgtttcatgaactgaaataaaatattccagaaatgttccagaggtacaaaaagcttatttctctccaattttgtacacacatttgtttacatcactgttagtgagcatttatcctttgccaagataatccatccacctgacatgtgtggcatatcaagaagctgattcaaaCAACATCTCAGATGAGTtgaagttgagggagcatgcaattgacatgctgactacagaaatgtccaccagagctgttgccagataatgttcatttctctaccataagccacctccaacctCATTTTCGAGAATTGGGCAGTACgaccaaccggcctcacaaccgcagaccacatgtaacaacgccagcccaggacctccacatccgacttcttcacctgcaggattgtctgagaccttctacccggacagctgatgaaactgacaAGTGTTTCTTTCTGTAATAAAGCctgttttgtggggaaaaactcattatgATTGTctgtgcctggctccccagtgggtggaccttgACCCCAGTCATGAGAAATCCATAGATGATGGTATAATTAAactatttcaattgattgatttccttgaACTGTATCTCAGTAAAATCGTTAATTATTGcgttaatatatttttttcagtataTATTATAGCTTGGGCAAGGGGTGCAGGTCTCATCATGTGCTCTGATATTAGTTCAGTTTCGTATTTTTACCGTAAAGCGTTAAAGTGGGCATTGAAGGAGGAAAGGCTGATCTCGCATCTGTCCTTGCTACTTTTCCAAGTCATGCGCCCGCCCACAAGAGGGTTCAAAAGGCTCGGTTTTCACCTCCGGTGTCGAGTAGCCGCCATCTTTGTATCTGttcaaatacaaaaataatgtttattttCATTCACTAAGTTGAGAAAATAATTTGGTATAGGAACTTATGTCCGCAGCCTAAGAGCATTCATTTGAAGCCTTATCGAGGTAAGAACTACACAACGTTAGCTTGCTTCCATTCGGGATTCCgcctgcagctagctagctaacgtttgctgTTATTAAAGTTAGCCAGGCATTAGCTAACTATGTGGAGCACATCTTAAATCTGACTGGCAACGAGACCGAGTAACTCCGCAACGTGGTAGTTTCGAAGTTGGCACATTGTGCGAAAATCCATCCATCACGCGCACAAAAGTTTGTAGAACTTTCTCATTTCTTAAAAGTGCATGTTCATACTTTTTAAAGTATCGTTAACGTTGCTAACTAACGTTACTGTAGCCAATGTAGGTGTAGTTATTActtgctaactttagctagctagctacatggttGGTTAGATAACAAACCTGGCGCCATCAGGCTCATAGGTGGTAGAAATACTCGTACACAAAGGTGATTGCGTCTCACGTCTTTGACAAACAAGCAATTCTAAATAAATCGAACGTTCAAATTTGAAGTTGCGCGAAACCATTTGAGGCATACGCGAAAGAATGCCGTTAACCGGATGTGGAAGTAGTTTTTTCTCTTCGTGTAAAATAGGAATTTCTCTACTGACTTCCCCCGGAAAAACAACAACTTAATATCAGTGTTTCCTGTCATGTATTTAAATGTCTTTGTTAGTGGTTGTTAAATAATGTGAGTGAAAGAATTAACGGATAATGTGACACATGGCCGCCTCTTGTTCGTTTTCACCACGGAGGCGCATAAGATGGCTACTCGTCTTCTCCATCAATGatggcatcatcatcatcacgctTTTGCAATGAAGAGAGCCTCATGTTAGTGGACTTTCATGATTGTAGCAATAATTAGTCACCGATAACCAATCAGCGAACTACTATGTAACGACAActaaaaaaaaaatgcacatCTGCTATTCACATTTTACTTTGTGCTGGGTCATTGTTTGCCCATGCCACAGATCATAACGTTTTTCAAATGTAGAGTTAGCCTATTACCCGTTGGACGTCACTTATGTCAGCAATGAATGATAAAGGATTTTGAGTGATGTATGTTATATGTAGCATAACTGACTTCCGTATTTTGCAACATTCATTGTGTCATGCTCAAATGGAACGTCTGATAAGCATGTATCGGGAATGGCTACTCATTCGCCTGTATTGCACGAGTCTATGCAGCAGTAATATAAACAAACCTGTGTTGTCTCCGGAGTAGTGTCACACATGCACTCCACAGAACGAAAGGGCGTCTTTCACTATTGATTTCTTACAATTAAACGCCAAAttgaaaatcaaatcacattttgtatttgtcacatgcttcataaagaGAAATTCATATTGAGTCCATGTGCagtggtacgaggtaattgatgtAGATTTAAGCAATAATACACAAGGGTGTGTGGTAAATGGCTTTTCTTATactcaaatacaacaggtgtagtagaccttacagtgaaatgcttatttacaggctctaaccaacagtgcaaaaaggtattaggtgaacaataggtaagtaaagaaacaaaaacaacagtaaaaaaataGTGGGAAaaaaacagtagcgaggttatatacatgtaccggttagtcgggctgattgaatgtagtatgtacatgtagatatggttaaagtgacaatgcatatatgataaacggagagtagcagtagcgtaaaaagaggggttgggtagCGGGACACAATGCCGATAGCacagttagccaatgtgtgggggtatgggttggtcgggccaattgaggtagtatgtacatgaatgtatagttaaagtgactaagcatatatgataaacagagtagcagcagcgtaaaagaggggttgaggggggggcacacaatgcaaatattctgggtagccatttgattaccttttcaggagtcttatggcttgggggtaaaaactgttgagaagcctttttgccctagacttggcactccggtaccgcttgccaagTGGTAGTAAACAGAACAGTCTATGGCGGGGGggttggggtctttgaccatttttagggccttcctctgacgctGCCTGGTGTaggggtcctggatggcaggcagcttatccccagtgatgtactaagccgtatgcactaccctctgtagtgccttgcggtcggaggccgagcgattgccgtaccaggcagtgatgcaacgagagtgatgctctcgatgttacagctgtagaaccttttgaggatctgaggacccatgccaaatctttagtTTCCTGAGGTAGAAttggctttgtcgtgccctcttcacgactgtcttggtgtgtgttctagtttgttggtaatgtggacaccaaggaacttgaagctctcaacctgctccactacagccctgttgatgagaatgggggcgtgctcggccctccttttcctgtagtccacaatcatctccttagtcttggttatgttgagggacaggctgttattctggcaccgccaggtctctgacctcctccctataggctgtctctgcgttgtcggtgatcaggcctaccactgttgtcgtctgcaaacttaatgatgttggagtcgtgcctggccatgcagtcgtgggtgaacagggagtacaggaggagactgagcacgcacccctgagtggctccagtgttgaggatcagcgtggcagatgtgttgctacctaccctcacctcACCACCTAGGAGCAGCctctcaggaagtccaggatccagttgcagagggaggtgtttagtcccaggatccttagcttagtgatgagctttgagggtactatggtgttgaacgctgagctgtagtcaatgaatagtattctcacataggtgttccttttgtccaggtgggaaagggattgcatagagattgcatcatctgtggatctgtttgggcggtatgcaaattggagtgggtctagggtttctgggataatggtgtcgtgagccattaccagcccttcaaagcacttcatggctatggacgtgagtgctacgggtctagtcatttaggcaggttgccttagtgttcttgggcacagggactggtggtctgcttgaaacatgttggttttacagactcaatcagggacatgttgaaaatgtcagtgaagacacatgccagttggtcagcacatgcccagagcacactggtaatccgtctggcctcacaggcttgtgaatgttgacctgtttaaaggtcttactcgcgttggctatggagagcgtgatcacacagtcgtccagaacagccaatgctctcatgcatgcctcagtgttgcttgccttgaagtgagcataggagtgatttagctcgtctggtaggcccgtgtcactgggaagctcgcggctgtgcttccctttgtagtttgtaatagtttgcaagccccgCCACATGAGACtggtgtcggagccggtgtaataCGATTCAATCTtggccctgtattgacgctttgcctttttgatggttcgtcggagggcatagcaggatttcttataagcttccaggttagtgtcccgcaccttgaaagcggcagctctacgctttagctcagtgcgactgttgcctgtaatccattcagggctcaaaccacccagttgaTAAATTAacgctacatgaccaaaagtatgtggacacctgctcgtcgaacatctcattccaaaatcatgggattaatatggacttggtccaccctttgctgctataccagcctccactcttctgggaaggctttccactagatgttggaacattgttgcaggaacttgcttccattcagccgcaagcattagtgaggtcagacactgatgttgggtgattaggactGGCTCGCAttgttccaatttatcccaaaggtgttcattggggttgaggtcagggctctgtgcaggccagtcgagttcttccacatcaatctcgatgaaccatttctgtatggacccccctttgtgcactggggcattgtcatgctgaaacaggaaggggccttccccaaactgttaccacaaagttggatgcgcagaatcgtctagaatgccattgtatgctatagcattGAGGGGCTgagccgaaccatgaaaaacagccccagaccattattcctcatccaccaaactttacagttggcactatgcattggggcaggtagagttctcctggcatccgccaaacccaaatttgtacttcggactgccagatggtgaagcgtgattaatcactccagaaaacacgttcagagtccaatggcggcgagctttacaccactccagccgatgcttggcattgtgcatggtgtcCTTAGGCTTgtgctcggccacggaaacccatttcatgaagctccagacgaacagttgcttccagaggtagtttgcaACTTGGTTTGCAACTTGGTTTTGAacgttgcaactgaggacagactatTTATACGCACTACAGCActctgtaagcttgtgtggcctaccactttgcagctgagctgttgttgctcctagatgtttccacttcacaataacaacatttacagttgaacagggaagctctagcagggcaggaatttgacaaactgacttgttggaaaggtggcatcctatgacagtgccacattgaaagtcactgagctcttcagtaaggccattctactgccaatgttgtctatggaaattgcatggaGGTGTGCTTgaatttatacacctgtcagtagggctgggtgatatggccAAAATCTCATATCCCCATATAGGTCATTTCATATCCCGATTACAACGCATATCACGATTATAGCACATTTTCTGTAAATTCAATGAATAAATAGTTTATATAAAATGACACGTAAAGGCCTATTtcttattacattttgaattataCTCAACAAAAAGGTACTTAATCTTATTTGATTATTTTTCCTTTTATTTAAACCTTTGTACACTTTTTATTAAGCATGtaacaaaatataaaatatatgtatcAAATCTAAAAAGGTAAATGGAAACCACTTCAACTATAGTTTCAAACAAATATAGGCTTACAATGTATTTtttggggcttgcctgttttgcatgttattttggcattaaaacAAGTCACTTATCAATTTGCATTTGGTACTTTGGGTCGAGTGTTAGTACCAACTCATAAAACCCCTGTTTCTCGACCGTGTAAATTGGGACCATGTCTTTGCAGATAGATGTAAGTTGTAACGCCAGCTGTTATCTCCTATCTTCGTGATTCTTTGCCATATGGTGTGCGGCGAGCAAAAGCCTCTTGCAACATCGGGGGTTTGTTTTGAGCACTCGACTACTTTTTTGGGTCTCATCTGTAGACTCTCTCCGTACCGTTTCACATGATTCTGACATAGGTggtaagaggttagtggtgttttgagcctgttgtctggaccggcctgcgGCATATTTTGCAGAGGACGGTTTTCTGGTCCGTGTCAGACTTTTCATACCCAAACCATGTCCATGTGACCGAAGTAGCCCCTCTTAGGCACGATCTCTGTGCTAtgtgtcacgttcactctcctctatgtttgtttgtgttgcaaaTTTCCATGCGAAGTGTCATCCAATTGATAAAAACTATTGCCGTAAAGAGTGATTTGCAACACAATGAAATAAATGATAGACGTTTTTCTATcgttacactatatatatatcgtgcagccctacctgtcagcaacgggtgtggctgaaatagcaatatccactaatttgaaggggtgtccacatacttttgtgtgtctgcctataggtaggggtaaagtgactaggcagcaggataaACGGTAACAGCAGTATGTGAGGAGTGAAAGTTGTAAGTTCCATTACTACTAGAATACTTCCATGATGACTGCTgttgttaaaaaaaatgtatctaacATAACTAATAACTTAACTTTATGTATGTAAGATCTGAAGTATGATTTAAACACATCTAGCTATGTTCATTTGTAAATATCTGCTAGGGCAGAGTCCTCTTATTTGATTAAGCTAGAGAACCCTAACCCATTATTGAGTTTCAAAAGCAGGcataaaagtacatactgtaacgaaacagcagggagcaggtctcgaacccttgCGCTTTGAGCCTGAGGTCCTGCACGCTATCGACTGTGCTGCAAAAGCATGCTCAAGCGGCAGAGTCGATTTtggcgcttataaacccagggtcgttacaataccTTATCAagtagggccctgtgttttggttaATCATGTCACATGGCCTGGATTTAAACTTTATTTTTAGCCTTTCCATAAATGAGAATTGGACCAAAATTGAAATCAGTTGTCTGAGGATGGTGCCGGACCATCTCACATAAAAAGAAAAGGGGACAGTTTGATGAAAAAGcatcaaataaaggttaaaatccAGATCAGGGAAAATATACTGCAACAGTTGTATACGTGTACaatcacatggggacaaatactGCAACCTTTGTAATTGTGTTGTCTCAGATGTCGCTGGTGGATTTGGGGAAGCGGCTACTTGAGGCTGCACGGAAAGGCCAGGACGATGAAGTCAGGACACTCATGGCCAACGGGGCTCCCTTCACCACAGACTGGGTAATGATTCCGCTCTTAACTTCTCTATCCGGGCAATTTTTATTAACTGCTTCAGTTGAACTACTTTTACCCACCCCAGGGTTTTGGCTCGTTTGTGTGATCTAAATGCAAAACAAGATATGCAAGTTCATAAGTAAAAAAGTGCCAGTCCAATTGACCTATATGGTCTTTTGACTCTTTGTCCCTCTTATTCTTTGGCACTCTGAGCAGCTGGGCACATCTCCGTTGCACCTGGCCGCCCAACACGGACACTATTCCACCGCCGAGGTTCTGCTCAGAGCAGGTGTCAGCAGGGACGCCCGAACCAAAGTGGACAGGACCCCTCTGCATATGGCCGCTTCAGAGGGCCACACAGTCATCGTGGATCTATTAGTCAGGGTACACACGTCTCTAAGGTTTTAGCTGTTTATTCTGTGTTTAGGCCTGATATCTAGGTTGGGTCTgacctggcaccctattcctaatatagtgcactgcttttgaccagatgCCAATTTCAGATGCAGACCTAATCTTTCTCTGACCAAAATGTCTTCCATCTAAGTACACTAGAAAACGTGGATACATGTGTGAAGAAAGCCGAAAAACATCCAAATCTGCCAGGTGCCTTCCCCTCTCCTTATTTCTCCTGGGTCACCctctacagagtggagcagacattAATGCCAAAGACATGCTGAAGATGACTGCTCTCCACTGGGCCGCCCAGAACGGCCACCAAAGGGTAGCGGAGACGCTCGTCAAACATGGCGCAGATGTTCACGCTCTCAGTAAATTCGATAAGACGCCGTTCGACATCGCAGGAGACATCCAGAATGCAGACCTTATGCTCCTACTACAGGTGAGACCTTAAGTTGCATGTGGAGTTTAATTGAAAGTTCTCCATGCAAAATTATTATGGACTCCAAAAATAATGTACCAAAGGACTTGCActcaaaaatacattattttgaacTTATTTGACATTATGCTCCTTTAGGATTACAATGCATTTACATAATTATCAAGATACAGACGTTTTTGCATTACTACTTATTTCAATGCACAACTTCCTCTCTTTTGTTTGTAGGAACTCTTATGATTTCTATCTTGACGGTCTCCCCTGTCTGTGGCGGTGTTGTATGTATGCTCTGATAGTGTTGACGATGTGTCTGTCTATAGGAAGGAATGCAGAACCAGGTGAACATGAACGCAGAGGCTGGCATGACGGGGAGCTCGGCCCAGCCTCAGTTTATCATCCAGGGCATCCCAGGGCTCCAGGGGGGCGTGGTCAACCTGGCGGACCTCCTCAACAACGCTGCCAAAGCCAACTCTGGTAGGCTCCAGGGGGGCGTGGTCAACCTGGCCGACCTCCTCAACAACGCTGCCAAGGCCAACTCTGGTAGCTACTGGGTTTATACACACAGACTAGGCTAGGGTTCATACTATTGTCAGAAGACAAAAGGTTTTGTGGCTGAAATGTGTCCATCTTACTGCTTTTATGTTATGGAAACTGTGTCTCCAGTTAATAGCCGCATAAGAGTACAAGGATCCCCCTGCCTCAGAGCAATATGCCCCAAGCTCCTTTGTTTTCACTAATCTAGTGCCTGGCTTTTATCACTCTGATCTTATAAGCTGATAAAGTCTGCTGATGCTGTGTTGGACCCACACAAACGGGTAGCTACCACCACAATATGCAATATGTGGGAGTAAAAGGTCATGCCGAAAATAAACATTAATTCTCAGCTGAACGCTGAACGCTTATCAGATGTAAATACTTTCTCACAGCTTGAATTCCTTTGAGCTTTAGCATGTTACTGTATGTAATGCTTATTTAAACGAGAATATTGAGTCGACATGTTGACTGCCACAAACTACAGTGTATATAGGCTTATGAACTATTTCCCAGGACAAGAGCTGCAGTCGACAGTTAACTTGaacttttccctcctctctctccctatttgaCCCCTTGTCTGACAGCAGTTGAATCTGAGGAAGCCATAGCAGCCAATTCTTTGGACCCCGGCAGCATCCAGCACATGGTGAACGAGCAAGGTCAAAGGGTTATCACCATAGTGACCGACCAACACGGCAACCTGCAGACTGGAGGGCTTGGTCAGCCATTCTTTGTCACCATGCAGCACGGACAACAGAGTAAGCGAACGTCTCCCTTTT
This genomic window from Oncorhynchus clarkii lewisi isolate Uvic-CL-2024 chromosome 32, UVic_Ocla_1.0, whole genome shotgun sequence contains:
- the LOC139392369 gene encoding GA-binding protein subunit beta-1-like isoform X3, giving the protein MSLVDLGKRLLEAARKGQDDEVRTLMANGAPFTTDWLGTSPLHLAAQHGHYSTAEVLLRAGVSRDARTKVDRTPLHMAASEGHTVIVDLLVRSGADINAKDMLKMTALHWAAQNGHQRVAETLVKHGADVHALSKFDKTPFDIAGDIQNADLMLLLQEGMQNQVNMNAEAGMTGSSAQPQFIIQGIPGLQGGVVNLADLLNNAAKANSAVESEEAIAANSLDPGSIQHMVNEQGQRVITIVTDQHGNLQTGGLGQPFFVTMQHGQQMLAMPANQVTEEVVDEEPQPPPSRKRKLEASANHMESGDTEQLQRQLQEANRKAQEYRQQLMCKEQEAEQYRMKLEAMSHSHTNGTSEQEEVVGGEEEVQEEVMLQEGDIIIKTEGLDSAEEQVTLVDSAPSHTEVIS
- the LOC139392369 gene encoding GA-binding protein subunit beta-1-like isoform X1; amino-acid sequence: MSLVDLGKRLLEAARKGQDDEVRTLMANGAPFTTDWLGTSPLHLAAQHGHYSTAEVLLRAGVSRDARTKVDRTPLHMAASEGHTVIVDLLVRSGADINAKDMLKMTALHWAAQNGHQRVAETLVKHGADVHALSKFDKTPFDIAGDIQNADLMLLLQEGMQNQVNMNAEAGMTGSSAQPQFIIQGIPGLQGGVVNLADLLNNAAKANSGRLQGGVVNLADLLNNAAKANSAVESEEAIAANSLDPGSIQHMVNEQGQRVITIVTDQHGNLQTGGLGQPFFVTMQHGQQMLAMPANQVTEEVVDEEPQPPPSRKRKLEASANHMESGDTEQLQRQLQEANRKAQEYRQQLMCKEQEAEQYRMKLEAMSHSHTNGTSEQEEVVGGEEEVQEEVMLQEGDIIIKTEGLDSAEEQVTLVDSAPSHTEVIS
- the LOC139392369 gene encoding GA-binding protein subunit beta-1-like isoform X2, which produces MSLVDLGKRLLEAARKGQDDEVRTLMANGAPFTTDWLGTSPLHLAAQHGHYSTAEVLLRAGVSRDARTKVDRTPLHMAASEGHTVIVDLLVRSGADINAKDMLKMTALHWAAQNGHQRVAETLVKHGADVHALSKFDKTPFDIAGDIQNADLMLLLQEGMQNQVNMNAEAGMTGSSAQPQFIIQGIPGLQGGVVNLADLLNNAAKANSGRLQGGVVNLADLLNNAAKANSVESEEAIAANSLDPGSIQHMVNEQGQRVITIVTDQHGNLQTGGLGQPFFVTMQHGQQMLAMPANQVTEEVVDEEPQPPPSRKRKLEASANHMESGDTEQLQRQLQEANRKAQEYRQQLMCKEQEAEQYRMKLEAMSHSHTNGTSEQEEVVGGEEEVQEEVMLQEGDIIIKTEGLDSAEEQVTLVDSAPSHTEVIS
- the LOC139392369 gene encoding GA-binding protein subunit beta-1-like isoform X4 → MSLVDLGKRLLEAARKGQDDEVRTLMANGAPFTTDWLGTSPLHLAAQHGHYSTAEVLLRAGVSRDARTKVDRTPLHMAASEGHTVIVDLLVRSGADINAKDMLKMTALHWAAQNGHQRVAETLVKHGADVHALSKFDKTPFDIAGDIQNADLMLLLQEGMQNQVNMNAEAGMTGSSAQPQFIIQGIPGLQGGVVNLADLLNNAAKANSVESEEAIAANSLDPGSIQHMVNEQGQRVITIVTDQHGNLQTGGLGQPFFVTMQHGQQMLAMPANQVTEEVVDEEPQPPPSRKRKLEASANHMESGDTEQLQRQLQEANRKAQEYRQQLMCKEQEAEQYRMKLEAMSHSHTNGTSEQEEVVGGEEEVQEEVMLQEGDIIIKTEGLDSAEEQVTLVDSAPSHTEVIS